From Rhodopirellula islandica, the proteins below share one genomic window:
- a CDS encoding YeiH family protein, producing MNANSPSSENSDLESAGDDSAIATPPPRPSLWKDMTTNEDWWAIWCAALLLLIAFAAVWIGQPEGLSESIAAGESVSVTSPLKPFLAKPGKWTDNPLDAVSSSWQGILGVFLIIGSLFAFANQMRGKSASAFLAAFPVVFLLATLAYWMSGQSVVKAYNLEYALWALLVGLIISNTVGTPDFLRPAISTEFFIKTGLVLLGAEVLMSRLLALGLPGVFVAWLVTPFVLITTYWFGQKVLKIESKSLNMVISADMSVCGVSAAIATAAACKAKKEELSLSIGLSLGFTVIMMAVMPAVITAVGMDPILGGAWLGGTIDATGAVAAAGAVLGDEALEVAATVKMIQNILIGVTAFCVAIYWVTFVERDPTGPKIGISEIWYRFPKFVLGFVSMSILFSVLYSSMTNGPELINAMIGGSTKTLRGWFFCLAFVSIGLETNFRQLLPQLKGGKPLVLYVCGQSLNLVLTLAMAYLMFKVVFADTVSP from the coding sequence ATGAACGCCAACTCACCTTCTTCCGAGAACAGCGACCTCGAATCCGCTGGCGATGACTCTGCCATCGCCACCCCGCCACCGCGGCCGAGTCTTTGGAAAGACATGACGACCAACGAAGACTGGTGGGCAATTTGGTGTGCCGCCCTCTTGCTTCTGATCGCGTTCGCAGCCGTTTGGATTGGCCAACCCGAGGGCCTGAGCGAAAGCATCGCGGCGGGCGAATCGGTGAGCGTCACCAGCCCACTGAAACCGTTCCTGGCAAAACCTGGCAAGTGGACTGACAACCCGCTCGACGCTGTCTCATCGAGCTGGCAAGGCATCCTCGGAGTCTTCTTGATCATCGGCTCGCTGTTTGCTTTCGCGAATCAAATGCGAGGCAAATCCGCCTCGGCTTTCTTGGCCGCTTTCCCCGTCGTGTTCTTGCTCGCAACGCTGGCGTATTGGATGTCCGGGCAATCGGTGGTCAAAGCCTACAACCTTGAATATGCCTTGTGGGCGCTGCTGGTGGGATTGATCATCAGCAACACGGTCGGCACACCTGATTTCCTACGACCAGCGATCTCGACCGAGTTCTTCATCAAGACCGGCTTGGTCCTGCTCGGTGCCGAAGTGCTGATGAGCCGCTTGCTGGCACTGGGATTGCCCGGCGTGTTCGTCGCTTGGTTGGTCACGCCTTTCGTCTTGATCACGACGTACTGGTTCGGCCAGAAGGTCCTGAAAATTGAATCCAAATCGCTCAACATGGTGATCTCCGCCGACATGTCCGTGTGTGGTGTCTCCGCCGCGATCGCCACCGCCGCGGCTTGCAAAGCCAAGAAAGAAGAGCTGTCACTTTCGATCGGTCTGTCGCTGGGATTCACCGTCATCATGATGGCCGTGATGCCCGCTGTGATCACCGCAGTTGGAATGGACCCGATCCTGGGAGGTGCTTGGTTGGGTGGCACGATTGACGCCACCGGTGCCGTGGCCGCCGCGGGCGCAGTGTTGGGTGACGAAGCACTCGAGGTCGCCGCGACGGTCAAGATGATCCAGAACATTTTGATCGGTGTGACCGCGTTCTGCGTGGCAATCTACTGGGTCACGTTTGTGGAACGAGATCCGACGGGTCCGAAGATCGGGATCTCCGAAATCTGGTACCGCTTTCCGAAGTTCGTGCTTGGGTTTGTCTCGATGTCGATCCTGTTCTCGGTGCTTTACTCTTCGATGACCAATGGCCCCGAACTCATCAACGCGATGATCGGCGGCTCCACCAAAACGCTTCGGGGATGGTTCTTCTGCCTCGCGTTTGTCAGCATCGGATTGGAAACCAACTTCCGCCAACTGCTACCGCAACTCAAAGGCGGCAAGCCACTTGTTTTGTACGTGTGCGGTCAATCGCTCAACTTGGTTTTGACACTGGCAATGGCTTACTTGATGTTCAAAGTCGTTTTCGCTGACACGGTGTCGCCATGA
- a CDS encoding GNAT family N-acetyltransferase, translating into MNPVIRNYEPTDLDELLNAWMSASIVAHPFLSPEFLAQERENIATIYLPNAETWVDEVDGAVVGFLALLGNEVGGIFVAPTHQKRGIGRQLMDHAVSLRGDLELEVFVDNSIGRGFYEHYGFVSLEQKPHPPSGHPVLRLRYEAPATA; encoded by the coding sequence ATGAATCCAGTGATACGCAACTACGAACCCACGGACTTGGACGAATTACTGAACGCTTGGATGTCGGCCTCGATTGTGGCTCATCCTTTTCTCAGCCCTGAGTTTCTCGCGCAAGAACGCGAAAACATTGCGACGATCTACCTTCCCAACGCAGAAACCTGGGTCGACGAAGTGGACGGGGCTGTCGTTGGATTCTTGGCTCTGCTGGGCAATGAAGTCGGCGGCATCTTTGTCGCCCCAACGCATCAGAAACGCGGCATCGGTCGGCAACTCATGGACCACGCCGTTTCGCTTCGCGGTGATTTGGAACTGGAGGTCTTCGTCGACAATTCCATTGGACGTGGCTTTTACGAGCACTACGGTTTCGTTTCATTGGAACAAAAACCACATCCGCCATCCGGCCACCCGGTCCTGCGTTTGCGATACGAAGCCCCCGCAACCGCGTGA
- a CDS encoding FAD/NAD(P)-binding protein — translation MVLPALAILLLCNASPLDASRPNLLQEFVVMPTTAIIGGGFSGTLAAVNLARFATTPQRVVIVNSGRPFGRGTAYGTTRGEHLLNVASRNMSAFPDQPTHFFDWLRSRCEFDAIDDHTLREMFIPRRVFGDYVRGMATHYLGTADPRSKVNCEVVEDSAVDVIPRGVDPGSNQGGVVMLENGEPIEAESILLATGNQPPAGLPGAKRLANDRRYCGNPWKDWHENLPSEDQHIVILGTGLTAVDVIVTLRNKGWNGKVTAISRNGMLPQRHFRGIEWPHAIPDDGQTRSLKELVKLIRQDCERLRGVSQNPAIAVDKLRGRTQQLWKALTLEERKLFLKNYSADWNVIRHRIAGPIHDAITDALDCGQLTITPATIESLASGEHGIEIQMVDREGTAQQIEGDLVINCTGPKSRFSDSALPLYRNLFERGLARPDDMDMGIAVTDDFTVIGKGDVPTPFMHAIGPILKGTLWESIAVPELRQQAYLVAQSILHQEPVAVSGPDTTEYCI, via the coding sequence ATGGTTCTTCCCGCCCTCGCAATTTTATTGCTGTGCAATGCGTCTCCCTTGGATGCATCGCGTCCTAACCTTCTCCAAGAGTTTGTCGTTATGCCAACCACGGCCATTATCGGTGGCGGGTTCAGCGGAACGCTGGCCGCCGTCAATCTTGCTCGCTTTGCCACAACGCCTCAGCGAGTCGTGATTGTGAACTCGGGGCGTCCGTTTGGTCGCGGGACCGCTTATGGAACCACGCGCGGGGAGCATTTGCTGAACGTCGCGTCGCGGAACATGTCAGCGTTTCCGGATCAGCCGACGCACTTCTTCGATTGGTTGCGTTCGCGGTGCGAGTTCGATGCGATCGACGATCACACCCTGCGAGAGATGTTCATCCCCCGTCGGGTCTTCGGTGATTATGTCCGCGGAATGGCAACTCACTATTTGGGGACAGCGGACCCGCGATCGAAGGTGAATTGCGAGGTGGTGGAGGATTCGGCCGTCGATGTGATTCCGCGTGGCGTCGATCCCGGTTCGAACCAAGGCGGCGTCGTGATGTTGGAAAATGGCGAGCCGATCGAGGCGGAATCCATTCTGCTGGCGACCGGCAACCAACCACCGGCCGGGTTGCCCGGTGCGAAGAGACTCGCCAATGATCGACGTTACTGCGGCAACCCTTGGAAGGACTGGCACGAGAATCTGCCGAGCGAAGACCAGCACATTGTGATCCTGGGAACCGGCCTGACCGCGGTCGACGTGATCGTGACGCTTCGCAACAAAGGGTGGAACGGGAAGGTCACCGCGATTTCGCGAAACGGCATGCTGCCGCAGCGACATTTTCGCGGCATCGAGTGGCCGCACGCGATTCCCGATGACGGGCAAACACGTTCGCTCAAGGAATTGGTGAAATTGATTCGCCAGGATTGTGAGCGTCTGCGAGGTGTCAGTCAGAACCCGGCGATCGCGGTCGACAAATTACGGGGGCGAACGCAGCAGTTGTGGAAAGCATTGACACTGGAAGAACGCAAGTTGTTCTTGAAGAACTATTCGGCGGATTGGAACGTGATTCGGCACCGCATCGCGGGACCCATTCATGACGCGATCACTGATGCACTGGATTGCGGTCAGTTGACGATCACACCGGCGACGATTGAATCGCTGGCGTCGGGTGAGCATGGGATCGAGATTCAGATGGTCGATCGCGAGGGAACGGCCCAGCAGATCGAGGGTGACTTGGTGATCAATTGCACGGGGCCGAAGTCTCGGTTCTCTGATTCGGCCTTGCCGCTGTATCGCAATTTGTTTGAGCGAGGTTTGGCGCGACCGGACGACATGGACATGGGAATCGCGGTGACGGATGACTTCACCGTGATTGGGAAAGGCGACGTCCCCACTCCGTTCATGCATGCGATTGGCCCGATTTTGAAGGGCACGTTGTGGGAGAGCATTGCGGTGCCTGAGCTGCGCCAACAAGCGTATTTGGTCGCGCAGTCGATCTTGCATCAAGAGCCAGTCGCTGTTTCTGGTCCGGACACGACGGAATACTGCATCTGA
- a CDS encoding class I SAM-dependent methyltransferase translates to MSDFFTPPKPVTPLPSPEVTARQSEEFAARLRKRAKHLRRWPTKQDITCYRLYERDVPEVPLVVDRYEDHLHIGEFERPHDRSDDEHTVWLEHMVKVAAKTLDVPRSKVFFKQRKRQRGTAQHETVASRHYQIEAHEGGLKFQVNLSDYIDTGLFLDHRITRSMVRDEVTGKRFLNLFAYTGSFTVYAADGGAASTTTVDLSNTYLTWAKENMHLNGFGGDSHEFIAEDAMAFIKNLPATAVFDVAFVDPPTFSNSKRTQKDWVVQDDYKDLLQQTLKHISRDGVLYFSNNYRQFQMDESAFPGTKVHEISRQTVPEDFRNRRIHRCWRITRTS, encoded by the coding sequence ATGAGCGATTTCTTTACCCCACCCAAACCCGTCACCCCCCTGCCCTCGCCCGAAGTCACCGCGCGACAAAGCGAAGAGTTCGCCGCACGACTTCGAAAACGCGCCAAGCACCTCCGCCGTTGGCCCACCAAACAAGACATCACCTGCTACCGATTGTACGAGCGTGATGTCCCCGAAGTCCCCTTGGTCGTCGATCGCTACGAAGACCACTTGCACATCGGAGAATTTGAACGCCCCCACGACCGCAGCGATGACGAACACACGGTGTGGCTGGAACACATGGTGAAGGTCGCCGCAAAGACGCTGGATGTGCCGCGTTCCAAAGTGTTCTTCAAACAACGCAAACGACAACGTGGAACCGCCCAGCACGAAACCGTTGCCAGCCGTCACTACCAGATCGAAGCTCACGAGGGCGGGCTGAAATTCCAAGTCAATTTGTCGGACTACATCGACACGGGGTTGTTTCTCGATCACCGGATCACGCGGTCCATGGTCCGTGACGAGGTCACTGGCAAACGATTCCTCAACCTGTTCGCCTACACGGGTTCGTTCACGGTCTACGCCGCCGATGGAGGTGCCGCATCCACCACCACCGTCGATCTGTCGAACACGTACCTGACGTGGGCGAAAGAGAACATGCACCTGAATGGGTTCGGAGGCGACTCACACGAATTCATCGCCGAGGACGCGATGGCATTCATCAAAAACCTTCCTGCCACCGCTGTTTTCGATGTCGCTTTCGTCGACCCACCTACGTTCAGCAACAGCAAACGCACCCAAAAGGATTGGGTCGTGCAAGACGACTACAAGGATCTGCTGCAGCAAACCCTCAAGCACATCTCGCGAGACGGCGTTCTCTACTTCTCGAATAACTACCGACAATTTCAGATGGACGAATCCGCTTTCCCGGGAACCAAAGTCCACGAAATCAGCCGGCAAACCGTCCCGGAAGACTTCCGCAATCGACGCATTCACCGGTGCTGGCGAATCACTCGCACGAGCTGA
- a CDS encoding sulfatase-like hydrolase/transferase, whose protein sequence is MPVLSRCLLLMAAVLPALSSQAQEKPNIVVIWGDDIGVHNISAYNHGVMGYKTPSIDSLAKEGAMFTDAYAQQSCTAGRASFILGQHPFRTGLLTIGMPGSEHGIPDWTPTIADVLKEQGYTTGQFGKNHLGDRDKHLPTNHGFDEFFGNLYHLNAEEEPETYYYPKDPEYRAVT, encoded by the coding sequence ATGCCCGTTCTTTCAAGATGCCTCTTGCTGATGGCAGCGGTTCTCCCAGCCTTGTCATCGCAAGCTCAGGAAAAACCCAACATCGTTGTCATCTGGGGTGACGACATTGGTGTCCACAACATCAGTGCCTACAACCACGGCGTGATGGGGTACAAGACGCCCAGCATCGACAGCCTTGCGAAAGAAGGCGCAATGTTCACCGATGCCTACGCTCAACAAAGCTGCACTGCCGGACGCGCCTCGTTCATCCTTGGCCAGCATCCATTCCGCACCGGACTGCTGACCATCGGCATGCCAGGCAGTGAACACGGGATCCCAGATTGGACACCGACCATTGCCGACGTGCTGAAGGAGCAAGGCTACACCACCGGGCAATTTGGCAAGAATCACTTGGGCGACCGAGACAAACACTTGCCCACCAACCACGGGTTCGATGAATTCTTCGGGAACCTCTATCACCTCAACGCCGAAGAGGAACCCGAGACCTACTACTACCCCAAGGACCCTGAGTACAGGGCGGTGACCTGA
- a CDS encoding ABC transporter permease produces MSTASLSEPNASVSKNVASWLLRLDEWAERTGDKLNPILIKETRQALKSRQFVVTFSVLLIAAFAWTVIGSLMLMPQIYTSPSAPRLLIGYYFVLAVPMLLIVPLAAYRSLEAEIDDGTLELLSITSLSAWQIVMGKLASASLQMMLYLITLFPCVAYAYTLRGIDLPTVGLIMAMLIASGLLLTVVALSFAPLARGRTGRISTLLVVLMVLMLCEYLVGAAAVALIWYGNPLDAGWTAFIFVASLLTAACISHLLLTTTAAQLTPESENRSSGIRWSILVLTATLVGLATFAMEWNPGENQEGMILWLPVALTLAGVWTGAGSMMAAESNSLTPRIQRELPGNFLSRLTLTFLTPGPATGLVFASLGSVLVSSVLLLAAYRTESVVGMRAPAGAMNMLFHLVIAYTSYLVVFLFCVRWIVALVRINNNPRVEIGLAAFIVVAVLTALVPYAIGLHLNDYRQYDYSAWQITNWVWTIGMIVERSVSDLLIGSLATCGMIAILLSIATVGRRSLAIKTATPEAVLAAREKK; encoded by the coding sequence ATGAGCACCGCATCGCTTTCGGAACCCAATGCGTCCGTCTCAAAAAACGTGGCCTCGTGGTTGCTGCGTTTGGACGAGTGGGCCGAGCGGACAGGCGACAAACTCAATCCGATCCTGATCAAAGAAACTCGCCAAGCCCTCAAGAGCCGGCAGTTTGTCGTCACCTTCTCCGTCCTGCTGATCGCCGCCTTCGCATGGACCGTGATCGGCAGTCTGATGCTGATGCCCCAGATCTACACGTCGCCCTCAGCACCTCGGTTGTTGATCGGCTACTACTTCGTGCTCGCCGTGCCGATGCTGCTGATCGTTCCGCTGGCGGCCTACCGGTCCCTCGAAGCCGAAATCGACGACGGGACACTGGAACTGCTTTCGATCACCTCGCTGAGTGCCTGGCAAATCGTGATGGGCAAACTGGCCAGCGCCTCGCTGCAGATGATGCTGTACCTGATCACGCTGTTTCCCTGCGTGGCTTACGCCTACACGCTGCGTGGCATCGACTTGCCCACCGTGGGACTGATCATGGCGATGCTGATCGCCAGCGGGTTGCTGCTGACTGTGGTTGCCCTGTCGTTTGCACCGCTCGCTCGCGGTCGGACCGGACGGATCTCAACGTTGCTCGTGGTGTTGATGGTCTTGATGCTGTGTGAGTACTTGGTCGGGGCCGCTGCGGTGGCACTGATTTGGTATGGCAATCCCTTGGATGCAGGTTGGACCGCGTTCATTTTCGTCGCCAGCCTGCTGACCGCGGCCTGCATCAGCCACTTGCTGCTCACGACCACCGCCGCGCAACTCACGCCCGAAAGTGAAAACCGGTCCAGCGGCATCCGCTGGTCGATCTTGGTGCTCACTGCCACGCTCGTTGGCTTGGCGACCTTTGCAATGGAGTGGAACCCGGGCGAAAACCAGGAAGGAATGATCCTGTGGCTCCCGGTCGCATTGACACTGGCAGGTGTCTGGACCGGCGCAGGATCGATGATGGCGGCTGAATCCAACAGCCTGACCCCGCGAATTCAACGTGAACTGCCTGGCAACTTCCTCAGTCGGTTGACACTCACCTTCCTGACCCCCGGCCCGGCGACGGGACTCGTGTTTGCCAGCCTTGGATCGGTCCTGGTCTCATCGGTGCTGTTGCTCGCTGCCTATCGAACCGAATCAGTCGTGGGAATGCGAGCCCCGGCCGGTGCAATGAACATGCTGTTTCACTTGGTCATCGCCTACACGTCGTACTTGGTCGTGTTCCTGTTTTGCGTCCGCTGGATCGTGGCGTTGGTCCGGATCAACAACAACCCGCGAGTCGAAATTGGATTGGCCGCGTTCATTGTGGTCGCCGTGCTGACCGCGCTGGTGCCCTACGCCATCGGGCTGCATCTGAACGATTACCGCCAATACGATTACTCCGCCTGGCAAATCACCAACTGGGTCTGGACCATCGGCATGATTGTCGAACGAAGCGTGTCCGACCTGCTGATCGGATCCTTGGCGACCTGCGGCATGATCGCCATCTTGCTCTCCATCGCCACCGTCGGACGACGATCGCTGGCAATCAAGACCGCCACCCCCGAAGCTGTCCTGGCCGCTCGCGAAAAGAAGTGA
- a CDS encoding ABC transporter ATP-binding protein produces MSTTSQDSQSTSQPANTSPNNPSMSGVHSGTADCIELRRLHRYFGKTHAVHDISFSVRRGHVFGYIGPNGAGKTTSMRILATLDLPSFGDAFVDGFSVVNDPELVRSRLGFMPDSFGTYRDVNCEEYLDFFARAYGLTGRDRTRRLREVLEFTGTVGMKDKPIRGLSKGMKQRLCLGRALVHDPAVLILDEPAAGLDPRARIQLRQMIRQLANRGKTVLISSHILTELAEMCDSVGIIEQGQLLATGSVEDIQRQRAQHRELTLRVLERAGEAGDLIRKHLAEQSSNPPTSNSTPTSNSNGASVETSSANSGDQSLPPASQVVVDGELVRFEFEGDVRDQANLVAWLIGQGFLIAEVAAHKKSLEDVFLQVTEGLVQ; encoded by the coding sequence ATGAGCACGACTTCGCAAGACTCCCAATCGACCTCGCAACCCGCGAACACGTCGCCGAACAACCCCAGCATGTCCGGAGTCCACTCCGGCACCGCCGATTGCATCGAACTCCGCCGACTGCACCGCTACTTTGGCAAGACACACGCCGTCCATGACATCTCGTTCTCGGTTCGTCGGGGACACGTGTTTGGCTACATCGGCCCCAACGGTGCGGGAAAAACCACGTCGATGCGAATCCTCGCGACGTTGGATCTGCCCAGCTTTGGCGATGCGTTCGTCGATGGGTTCTCCGTCGTCAACGACCCCGAACTCGTCCGCAGCCGATTGGGATTCATGCCCGACAGCTTCGGCACCTACCGCGACGTCAATTGCGAGGAGTACCTGGACTTCTTCGCTCGTGCCTACGGCTTGACCGGTCGCGATCGCACCCGGCGGTTGCGAGAGGTGCTGGAATTCACCGGCACAGTCGGCATGAAAGACAAACCGATTCGGGGCTTGAGCAAGGGCATGAAGCAACGTCTTTGTCTCGGCCGAGCCTTGGTCCACGACCCCGCCGTTTTGATTCTCGATGAACCGGCCGCCGGATTGGACCCGCGAGCCCGAATTCAATTGCGACAAATGATTCGCCAATTGGCCAATCGCGGAAAAACAGTCTTGATCAGCAGTCACATCCTGACTGAACTGGCCGAGATGTGCGACAGCGTCGGCATCATCGAACAAGGCCAACTGCTGGCGACCGGCAGCGTCGAAGACATCCAACGTCAACGCGCCCAACATCGCGAACTCACTCTGCGAGTGCTCGAACGCGCGGGCGAAGCGGGGGACTTGATCCGCAAGCATCTCGCCGAACAATCTTCCAACCCCCCCACGTCCAATTCCACCCCAACGTCGAATTCCAACGGCGCCTCCGTCGAAACGTCATCCGCCAACAGCGGCGATCAATCCCTTCCTCCCGCATCCCAAGTCGTCGTCGATGGCGAACTCGTGCGATTCGAATTCGAAGGTGATGTTCGTGATCAAGCCAACTTGGTCGCCTGGTTGATTGGACAAGGGTTTCTCATCGCTGAGGTTGCCGCACACAAAAAGAGCCTCGAGGATGTCTTCCTCCAGGTCACCGAAGGTCTGGTTCAATGA
- a CDS encoding MarR family winged helix-turn-helix transcriptional regulator has product MNDLSKELHRCQPFASVDQEAVVSLVRTGDQLDNHLTRFFRQHDLTFSQYNLLRILDMEDRPLTCSEIGERLVQVVPAITAIVDRLLKRELVTRERSETDRRTVHVAITKEGRQLVTPIVEHLRELEHEVMSELKRREQKELIRLLQLVRTSMNKAVERRASESLSSSGL; this is encoded by the coding sequence ATGAACGACCTGTCAAAAGAACTTCACCGCTGCCAACCTTTCGCGAGCGTGGATCAAGAAGCCGTTGTGAGTTTGGTGCGCACGGGCGACCAACTCGACAATCATTTGACACGTTTCTTTCGCCAGCACGACCTGACCTTCTCGCAGTACAACCTGCTCCGCATCTTGGACATGGAAGACCGCCCGTTGACGTGCAGTGAAATCGGCGAGCGACTGGTCCAAGTCGTCCCAGCCATCACAGCAATCGTTGACCGACTGCTCAAACGTGAACTCGTCACGCGCGAGCGATCCGAGACCGATCGCCGCACGGTCCACGTTGCGATCACAAAAGAGGGCCGCCAACTGGTCACCCCGATTGTCGAACACCTTCGCGAACTCGAACATGAAGTCATGAGCGAACTGAAACGTCGCGAACAAAAGGAGCTGATTCGCCTGCTACAGTTGGTGCGAACCAGCATGAACAAAGCGGTCGAACGTCGCGCCAGCGAATCACTTTCCAGCTCCGGTCTTTGA
- a CDS encoding DUF1559 domain-containing protein → MSGSPDPLVPENPYAETMPVEAQVVGQSGFNSGCWIAPLLGFALVGVLVCGGILVGLMLPAVEAAREAARRMSCSNNMKQIGLALHNYHAAYKQLPPAYTVDEDGNKLHSWRVAILPFMEQQALYQQIDLSKPWDAPENAVVASTVVSAYACPSKVGDPLMTTYVAVVDPSGMFEGAIPTEFKQATDGLSNTILLVETEHENEVHWMSPEDIDLQTLLARSEDDSHQGGGHVVLGDGAVQFITNSIEVGLLEALVTKDGGEGFSGL, encoded by the coding sequence ATGTCCGGTTCGCCTGATCCCCTCGTTCCTGAGAATCCCTACGCCGAGACGATGCCGGTGGAGGCTCAGGTGGTTGGGCAGAGCGGTTTCAACTCGGGATGTTGGATCGCTCCCCTCTTGGGGTTCGCGTTGGTGGGGGTGCTTGTCTGTGGAGGCATCTTGGTAGGCCTCATGCTTCCAGCGGTTGAGGCGGCACGTGAGGCGGCTCGACGAATGAGTTGCAGCAACAACATGAAACAGATTGGGCTGGCGCTGCACAACTATCACGCCGCGTACAAGCAATTGCCACCCGCGTACACAGTCGACGAGGATGGCAACAAACTGCACAGTTGGCGAGTGGCGATTCTGCCCTTCATGGAGCAGCAAGCCCTGTATCAACAGATTGATCTTTCAAAACCATGGGATGCGCCGGAGAACGCAGTGGTGGCATCCACCGTGGTGTCCGCTTATGCCTGCCCTTCCAAGGTGGGCGATCCGTTGATGACCACTTACGTTGCGGTGGTGGATCCTTCGGGCATGTTCGAGGGCGCGATCCCGACAGAGTTCAAGCAGGCGACCGATGGTTTGTCCAACACCATTTTGTTGGTCGAGACCGAGCATGAAAACGAGGTCCACTGGATGAGCCCTGAGGACATCGACCTGCAAACCTTGTTAGCTCGATCTGAGGACGATTCTCACCAGGGTGGTGGGCACGTCGTGCTAGGCGATGGGGCCGTGCAGTTCATCACCAATTCCATCGAGGTCGGGCTGTTGGAGGCCTTGGTGACCAAGGATGGGGGCGAAGGATTTTCAGGCCTCTGA
- a CDS encoding pirin family protein gives MKSIQRIIRDVPQHWVGDGFPVRSLFSYAGGNEFDPFLLLDYAGPHDFAPEEAKRGVGEHPHRGFETVTLLYQGELEHRDSSGSQGTIGPGDVQWMTAASGVVHEEFHSRRFARAGGTLEMVQLWVNLCSTDKAAPPKYQDLRDEQFPRIPLPRDAGTVRVIAGELGEAKGPASTFSPINLWDVQLTGNAAATLAVPEGHTCVVIVQRGNVRVNESSMQAVELALMERSGDTVVLNAESEARVLLMTGEPLGEPVVGQGPFVMNTREEIRAAITDYQAGNMGHLD, from the coding sequence ATGAAATCGATTCAGCGAATCATTCGGGACGTTCCGCAGCACTGGGTGGGCGACGGTTTCCCGGTACGAAGTTTGTTCTCTTACGCCGGTGGCAATGAGTTCGATCCGTTCTTGTTGCTCGACTATGCCGGGCCGCATGACTTTGCACCCGAGGAAGCAAAACGCGGTGTCGGCGAGCACCCTCATCGCGGTTTTGAAACCGTCACGCTGCTCTACCAAGGCGAATTGGAACACCGTGACTCCAGCGGCAGTCAGGGCACAATCGGACCCGGCGATGTGCAGTGGATGACGGCGGCCTCTGGCGTCGTCCACGAAGAATTCCATAGCCGCCGATTCGCAAGAGCGGGCGGGACGCTGGAGATGGTCCAGCTCTGGGTGAACCTGTGCTCAACGGACAAGGCCGCACCGCCGAAGTACCAAGATCTGCGGGACGAACAGTTCCCTCGAATTCCATTGCCCAGGGACGCCGGGACGGTTCGCGTGATTGCGGGCGAGCTGGGGGAAGCGAAGGGGCCAGCCAGCACGTTTTCGCCCATCAACCTGTGGGATGTTCAGCTCACTGGAAACGCGGCGGCCACGTTGGCAGTTCCTGAAGGGCACACCTGCGTGGTCATCGTTCAAAGAGGCAATGTTCGCGTCAATGAGAGTTCGATGCAGGCGGTTGAGTTGGCGCTGATGGAACGGTCTGGCGACACAGTGGTTTTGAATGCGGAGTCAGAAGCTCGCGTCTTGCTGATGACCGGCGAACCACTTGGCGAGCCCGTGGTGGGGCAGGGGCCGTTCGTGATGAACACGCGAGAAGAAATCCGAGCCGCCATCACCGATTACCAAGCGGGCAACATGGGCCACTTGGACTGA